One Curtobacterium sp. MCLR17_032 genomic window carries:
- a CDS encoding TRAM domain-containing protein — protein sequence MGESVGTLLELDVTGIAHGGISVARHEGRVVFVTDAIPGERVVARVTEDRKKSFWRADTVQVLEPSEHRVDHVWPEAGLDRDPAVRPGGAEFGHIALAHQRTLKRDVLVDSFSRFGKIDLDAVLGAPVVVEAAPGDDEANGLGWRTRIRLHVDADGTPGPFAARSHTVVPVTSLPLATATVQGSAPLGRGSMPGAEVVDVLSPSGSGGARLVIDAQRPTVVQEVVGERTFAVDDDGFWQVHRQAPAVLTAAVQDLVDRDRLDPEGQHLDLYGGVGLLAAALADVVGPRARVTSVESATRATEHALENLSEWIGARAETGRVDRWLSRTVESASRPERDRFRAGTIVLDPPRSGAGREVVVSIAALQPAQVVYVACDPVALARDVATFADLGYRLEALRAFDLFPHTHHLEAVARLVPVG from the coding sequence ATGGGTGAATCCGTCGGCACACTGCTCGAACTCGACGTCACCGGGATCGCCCACGGCGGCATCTCGGTGGCACGGCACGAGGGGCGCGTGGTGTTCGTCACGGACGCGATCCCCGGAGAGCGGGTCGTGGCCCGGGTGACGGAGGACCGGAAGAAGTCGTTCTGGCGTGCCGACACCGTGCAGGTCCTCGAACCGAGCGAACACCGGGTGGACCACGTCTGGCCCGAGGCCGGCCTCGACCGGGACCCCGCGGTCCGTCCGGGTGGCGCCGAGTTCGGGCACATCGCCCTGGCCCACCAGCGGACCCTCAAGCGCGACGTGCTGGTCGACTCGTTCTCCCGCTTCGGCAAGATCGACCTGGACGCCGTGCTCGGCGCGCCGGTCGTGGTCGAGGCCGCGCCCGGCGACGACGAGGCGAACGGCCTCGGCTGGCGCACCCGGATCCGCCTGCACGTCGACGCCGACGGCACGCCCGGACCGTTCGCCGCGCGGTCGCACACCGTCGTCCCGGTCACGTCGCTGCCACTGGCCACCGCGACCGTGCAGGGCTCGGCACCGCTCGGCCGCGGCTCGATGCCCGGTGCCGAGGTCGTCGACGTCCTCAGCCCGAGCGGCTCCGGCGGCGCCCGACTGGTCATCGACGCGCAGCGCCCCACCGTCGTGCAGGAGGTCGTCGGCGAGCGGACGTTCGCGGTCGACGACGACGGCTTCTGGCAGGTCCACCGCCAGGCGCCGGCCGTCCTCACCGCGGCCGTGCAGGACCTGGTCGACCGCGACCGGCTCGACCCGGAGGGCCAGCACCTGGACCTCTACGGTGGCGTCGGTCTGCTCGCCGCCGCCCTCGCCGACGTCGTCGGACCCCGCGCCCGCGTGACGAGCGTCGAGAGCGCGACCCGCGCGACCGAGCACGCACTCGAGAACCTGTCCGAGTGGATCGGCGCGCGTGCCGAGACGGGCCGTGTCGACCGGTGGCTGTCCCGCACGGTCGAGTCGGCCTCCCGTCCGGAGCGCGACCGCTTCCGGGCCGGCACGATCGTGCTCGACCCGCCGCGGTCCGGGGCCGGGCGCGAGGTCGTCGTGTCGATCGCGGCACTGCAGCCGGCGCAGGTCGTCTACGTGGCCTGCGACCCCGTCGCCCTGGCCCGCGACGTCGCGACGTTCGCCGACCTCGGGTACCGCCTGGAGGCCCTCCGCGCCTTCGATCTGTTCCCGCACACGCACCACCTGGAGGCTGTGGCACGGCTGGTGCCGGTCGGCTGA
- a CDS encoding Maf family protein yields the protein MRLYLASTSPARRALLSQSGIEPVLVSPGVDEDAAAAAERDRLGRELTGPELVALLAVAKATAVADGLVGLADESGLDGIVFGGDSAFEVDGVLYGKPHDPEVARQRWRQMLAAGGGTLWSGHCVIDRRVIDGRAGVRSVARSVDETTAPGTGGAVRAGDEPPVRPVGALALGPVAPGGSALVVDGDRVVAVDSAVLTFADDMTPAEIDAYVATGEPLEVAGAFTIDGRAAAFITRIDGAPSAVVGLSLPVLRSMLLRGFGIAWHDLWAQ from the coding sequence ATGCGTCTGTACCTCGCGAGCACCTCCCCCGCCCGTCGCGCCCTGTTGTCGCAGTCCGGGATCGAGCCGGTGCTCGTCTCGCCGGGGGTCGACGAGGACGCCGCGGCCGCCGCCGAGCGGGACCGTCTGGGTCGCGAGCTGACCGGTCCGGAGCTCGTGGCGCTGCTGGCGGTGGCGAAGGCGACGGCGGTCGCGGACGGCCTCGTCGGGCTCGCTGACGAGTCCGGCCTCGACGGCATCGTCTTCGGCGGCGACTCGGCCTTCGAGGTCGACGGCGTCCTCTACGGCAAGCCCCACGACCCCGAGGTCGCCCGGCAGCGGTGGCGGCAGATGCTCGCCGCCGGCGGCGGCACGCTGTGGAGCGGACACTGCGTCATCGACCGGCGCGTCATCGACGGTCGCGCAGGCGTCCGCTCCGTCGCCCGCTCCGTCGACGAGACGACCGCCCCGGGGACGGGAGGCGCGGTGCGGGCCGGAGACGAGCCTCCCGTCCGTCCCGTGGGTGCGCTCGCACTCGGCCCCGTCGCGCCCGGTGGGTCGGCGCTCGTCGTGGACGGCGACCGGGTGGTCGCGGTGGACAGCGCGGTGCTGACGTTCGCCGACGACATGACGCCAGCGGAGATCGACGCGTACGTCGCGACCGGTGAGCCGCTCGAGGTGGCCGGCGCGTTCACGATCGACGGGCGCGCCGCGGCCTTCATCACGCGCATCGACGGTGCCCCCTCGGCCGTCGTCGGCCTGTCGCTGCCGGTCCTGCGTTCGATGCTGCTGCGGGGGTTCGGCATCGCCTGGCACGACCTCTGGGCGCAGTAG
- a CDS encoding PTS sugar transporter subunit IIB, with the protein MKIVTICGAGIGASAILKVNAEKALAALGLTAEVVAADVASVRDVSDDANVILTSQEFVEAIGTTYAEVIVIRNHFDQSEITAAVEKALG; encoded by the coding sequence GTGAAGATCGTGACCATCTGCGGCGCCGGCATCGGTGCCAGCGCGATCCTCAAGGTGAACGCCGAGAAGGCCCTGGCGGCGCTCGGGCTGACGGCGGAGGTCGTCGCCGCCGACGTCGCCTCGGTGCGGGACGTCTCCGACGACGCCAACGTGATCCTCACAAGCCAGGAGTTCGTCGAGGCCATCGGGACCACCTACGCCGAGGTCATCGTGATCCGGAACCACTTCGACCAGAGCGAGATCACGGCGGCTGTGGAGAAGGCACTCGGCTGA
- a CDS encoding cytidine deaminase — translation MDGTVDVDWTALREAATTAMGRAYVPYSSFPVGAAALTDDGRIVSGCNVENASYGVTLCAECSLVSQLFMTGGGKLVAFTCVDGDGATLMPCGRCRQLLFEHSTEGMLLETVSGIRTIDEVLPDAFGPRTLMTYQQEH, via the coding sequence ATCGACGGGACCGTCGACGTGGACTGGACCGCCCTGCGGGAGGCTGCGACCACCGCGATGGGCCGCGCCTACGTGCCGTACTCGTCCTTCCCGGTGGGGGCTGCGGCGCTCACCGACGACGGCCGGATCGTCTCGGGCTGCAACGTCGAGAACGCCTCGTACGGGGTGACCCTGTGCGCCGAGTGCTCGCTCGTGTCGCAGCTGTTCATGACCGGCGGCGGCAAGCTCGTCGCGTTCACCTGCGTCGACGGCGACGGGGCGACCCTGATGCCGTGCGGGCGCTGCCGGCAGCTGCTGTTCGAGCACTCGACCGAGGGCATGCTCCTCGAGACGGTCTCGGGCATCCGCACCATCGACGAGGTCCTGCCCGACGCCTTCGGGCCGCGCACCCTCATGACCTACCAGCAGGAGCACTGA
- a CDS encoding biotin carboxylase N-terminal domain-containing protein yields the protein MPRISKVLIANRGEIAVRIIRAARDAGKASVAVYADQDRDAQHARLADEAYALNGTTSADTYLVIEKIISVARRSGADAVHPGYGFLAENADFARAVIDAGLTWIGPSPDSIERLGDKVSARHVAEKVGAPLAPGTIEPVQDVSEVIDFVDQVGLPVAIKAAFGGGGRGLKVVRSREQVEELFESATREAIAAFGRGECFVEKYLDKPRHVETQCLADEHGNVVVVSTRDCSLQRRHQKLVEEAPAPYLTEAQQTLLYESSKAILREVGYVGAGTCEFLIGADGTVSFLEVNTRLQVEHCVSEEVTGIDLVREQFRIAEGGTLDYADPTPRGHSFEFRINGEDPGRNFFPAPGPVHVFNAPSGPGVRVDSGVVSGDVVSGSFDSMLAKLIVTGSTRAEALERSRRALAEFEVAGLPTVIPFHRAVVADPAFATSDDEPFSIYTQWIETDFVNDIPAWSGSPEELPAPASRDTVVVEVQGKRIEVTMPAVVGGGAAGARRPAGPSAPPKRRSSGVKGGRAASGSSVASPMQATVVKLAVAEGDTVVKGDLLVVLEAMKMEQPVQAHKDGVVTGLNAPVGQTVSSGHVLLELA from the coding sequence ATGCCCCGCATCAGCAAGGTCCTCATCGCGAACCGCGGCGAGATCGCCGTCCGCATCATCCGAGCGGCCCGCGACGCGGGCAAGGCCTCGGTGGCGGTCTACGCCGACCAGGACCGTGACGCCCAGCACGCCCGCCTCGCCGACGAGGCCTACGCGCTGAACGGCACCACGAGCGCCGACACCTACCTGGTCATCGAGAAGATCATCTCCGTCGCCCGACGGTCCGGCGCCGACGCCGTGCACCCCGGGTACGGCTTCCTCGCCGAGAACGCCGACTTCGCCCGCGCCGTGATCGACGCCGGGCTGACCTGGATCGGCCCGTCGCCCGACTCGATCGAGCGCCTCGGCGACAAGGTCTCCGCGCGGCACGTGGCCGAGAAGGTCGGCGCGCCGCTCGCCCCCGGCACCATCGAGCCCGTGCAGGACGTGTCCGAGGTCATCGACTTCGTCGACCAGGTCGGACTGCCCGTCGCGATCAAGGCCGCCTTCGGTGGCGGTGGTCGTGGGCTCAAGGTCGTTCGCTCGCGCGAGCAGGTCGAGGAGCTGTTCGAGTCCGCCACGCGCGAGGCCATCGCCGCGTTCGGGCGTGGCGAGTGCTTCGTCGAGAAGTACCTGGACAAGCCGCGGCACGTCGAGACCCAGTGCCTCGCCGACGAGCACGGCAACGTCGTCGTCGTCTCGACGCGTGACTGCTCGCTGCAGCGCCGCCACCAGAAGCTCGTCGAAGAGGCACCCGCGCCGTACCTGACCGAGGCGCAGCAGACGCTGCTCTACGAGTCGTCCAAGGCGATCCTCCGCGAGGTCGGCTACGTCGGTGCCGGCACCTGCGAGTTCCTCATCGGCGCCGACGGCACGGTCTCGTTCCTCGAGGTCAACACGCGTCTGCAGGTCGAGCACTGTGTCTCCGAAGAGGTCACCGGCATCGACCTGGTGCGCGAGCAGTTCCGCATCGCCGAGGGCGGCACGCTCGACTACGCGGACCCGACCCCGCGCGGCCACTCGTTCGAGTTCCGCATCAACGGCGAGGACCCGGGCCGCAACTTCTTCCCCGCACCGGGCCCCGTGCACGTCTTCAACGCGCCGTCCGGTCCGGGCGTCCGCGTCGACTCCGGTGTGGTCTCCGGCGACGTCGTCTCCGGCTCGTTCGACTCGATGCTCGCGAAGCTCATCGTCACCGGCTCGACCCGTGCAGAGGCACTCGAGCGCTCGCGCCGTGCCCTCGCCGAGTTCGAGGTCGCCGGCCTGCCGACCGTCATCCCGTTCCACCGCGCGGTCGTCGCGGACCCGGCGTTCGCCACGTCCGACGACGAGCCGTTCAGCATCTACACGCAGTGGATCGAGACCGACTTCGTCAACGACATCCCGGCGTGGAGCGGCTCCCCCGAGGAACTGCCGGCCCCGGCGTCCCGCGACACGGTCGTCGTCGAGGTCCAGGGCAAGCGCATCGAGGTGACCATGCCCGCCGTCGTCGGTGGCGGTGCCGCGGGTGCCCGCCGCCCGGCCGGGCCGTCTGCTCCGCCGAAGCGTCGGTCCTCCGGCGTCAAGGGCGGCCGTGCTGCCTCGGGCTCCTCGGTCGCGTCGCCCATGCAGGCCACCGTGGTGAAGCTCGCGGTCGCCGAGGGTGACACCGTCGTGAAGGGCGACCTGCTCGTCGTCCTCGAGGCCATGAAGATGGAGCAGCCCGTCCAGGCGCACAAGGACGGCGTCGTCACGGGGCTGAACGCCCCCGTCGGCCAGACCGTCTCGTCCGGCCACGTCCTGCTCGAGCTCGCGTAG
- a CDS encoding purine-nucleoside phosphorylase, with protein sequence MLSTENPLNDPAVDPFDVARDAAAVIAERSGIERHDIALTLGSGWGKAADLLGETVSEIPAADVPGFSASAVPGHSGTVRSIRLADGRHALVIGARTHYYENHGVRRVVHSVRTAAATGASVMVLTNGAGGIKETWTPGTPVLISDHINLTADSPLEGATFIDLTDLYSARLRAVAKSVDPSLDEGVYTQFRGPHYETPAEVQMAKAIGGHIVGMSTALEAIAARQAGMEILGFSLITNLAAGIQKTPLSHTEVLEAGKQAEPVIADLLARVVAAL encoded by the coding sequence ATGCTCAGCACCGAGAACCCCCTGAACGACCCCGCCGTCGACCCCTTCGACGTGGCCCGTGACGCCGCCGCAGTCATCGCGGAGCGGTCCGGCATCGAGCGGCACGACATCGCCCTGACGCTCGGCTCCGGCTGGGGCAAGGCCGCCGACCTGCTCGGGGAGACCGTCTCCGAGATCCCCGCTGCGGACGTCCCCGGGTTCAGCGCCTCGGCCGTCCCCGGGCACTCCGGCACCGTCCGGTCGATCCGTCTCGCCGACGGTCGGCACGCGCTGGTCATCGGCGCGCGCACGCACTACTACGAGAACCACGGCGTGCGTCGCGTCGTGCACAGCGTCCGAACGGCTGCCGCGACCGGAGCCTCGGTCATGGTCCTCACCAACGGCGCCGGTGGCATCAAGGAGACCTGGACGCCCGGCACGCCGGTCCTGATCAGCGACCACATCAACCTGACCGCCGACAGCCCGCTGGAGGGCGCGACGTTCATCGACCTGACCGACCTGTACTCGGCCCGTCTCCGTGCGGTCGCGAAGTCGGTCGACCCGTCCCTCGACGAAGGCGTCTACACGCAGTTCCGCGGCCCGCACTACGAGACCCCGGCCGAGGTCCAGATGGCGAAGGCGATCGGCGGGCACATCGTCGGCATGTCCACCGCGCTCGAGGCGATCGCCGCCCGGCAGGCCGGCATGGAGATCCTGGGCTTCTCGCTCATCACGAACCTGGCTGCGGGCATCCAGAAGACGCCGCTGTCCCACACCGAGGTGCTCGAGGCCGGCAAGCAGGCCGAGCCGGTCATCGCCGACCTGCTCGCCCGCGTGGTGGCGGCACTGTGA
- a CDS encoding thymidine phosphorylase, translating to MAVEPFDTVDLIRTKRSSGTLSTAEIDWLVDAYTRGYVGDEQMAALAMAIFLNGMERREIRDLTLAMIASGERMSFGSLGKTTVDKHSTGGVGDKITLPLAPLVATFGVAVPQLSGRGLGHTGGTLDKLESIPGWQAAISNERMSEILADVGAVICAAGSGLAPADKKLYALRDITGTVECIPLIASSIMSKKIAEGTAALVLDVKFGSGAFMADFAQSKLLAQTMVDLGKDAGVATSALLTDMEVPLGLTIGNALEVRESVEVLAGGGPADVVSLTVSLAEEMLRLAGVTDADPAAALADGRAMDTWRRMIEAQGGDASAALPVAAETHVVTATESGVLATQQALPFGIAAWRLGAGRARAQDPVQAGAGIELHVKPGDTVTAGQPLWTLHTDEPERFERALESLEGAWSIGESAPERGPIVRERIQ from the coding sequence ATGGCCGTCGAGCCGTTCGACACCGTCGACCTCATCCGCACGAAGCGCTCCAGCGGGACGCTCTCCACCGCCGAGATCGACTGGCTCGTCGACGCGTACACGCGCGGCTACGTCGGGGACGAGCAGATGGCCGCGCTCGCGATGGCGATCTTCCTCAACGGCATGGAACGTCGTGAGATCCGTGACCTGACGCTCGCGATGATCGCGTCGGGGGAGCGGATGTCGTTCGGTTCGCTCGGCAAGACCACGGTCGACAAGCACTCCACCGGCGGCGTCGGCGACAAGATCACCCTGCCGCTCGCACCGCTGGTCGCCACGTTCGGCGTCGCGGTGCCGCAGCTGTCCGGTCGCGGACTCGGCCACACCGGCGGCACGCTCGACAAGCTCGAGTCGATCCCGGGCTGGCAGGCCGCGATCTCGAACGAGCGCATGTCCGAGATCCTCGCCGACGTCGGTGCGGTCATCTGCGCGGCCGGGTCCGGTCTGGCACCCGCCGACAAGAAGCTCTACGCCCTCCGCGACATCACCGGGACGGTCGAGTGCATCCCGCTCATCGCGTCCAGCATCATGTCGAAGAAGATCGCCGAGGGCACGGCAGCGCTCGTCCTCGACGTGAAGTTCGGCTCGGGCGCGTTCATGGCGGACTTCGCGCAGTCGAAGCTCCTGGCGCAGACGATGGTCGACCTCGGCAAGGACGCCGGGGTCGCGACCTCGGCGCTCCTCACCGACATGGAGGTCCCGCTCGGTCTGACGATCGGCAACGCCCTCGAGGTGCGCGAGTCCGTCGAGGTGCTCGCCGGTGGCGGGCCCGCCGACGTCGTCTCGCTGACCGTGTCGCTCGCCGAGGAGATGCTGCGCCTCGCCGGGGTCACCGACGCCGACCCGGCCGCCGCCCTCGCCGACGGCCGCGCGATGGACACCTGGCGCCGGATGATCGAGGCGCAGGGCGGCGACGCGTCGGCCGCGCTGCCGGTCGCGGCCGAGACGCACGTCGTCACCGCGACCGAGTCCGGTGTGCTCGCGACGCAGCAGGCGCTGCCGTTCGGCATCGCGGCCTGGCGGCTCGGTGCCGGTCGCGCGCGGGCGCAGGACCCGGTGCAGGCCGGCGCCGGCATCGAACTGCACGTCAAGCCAGGCGACACGGTCACCGCCGGTCAGCCGCTCTGGACGCTCCACACGGACGAGCCGGAGCGCTTCGAGCGGGCCCTCGAGTCGCTCGAGGGTGCCTGGTCGATCGGCGAGTCCGCGCCGGAGCGCGGCCCGATCGTGCGAGAGCGGATCCAGTAG
- a CDS encoding phospho-sugar mutase: MSVVDTALAWIEQDPDDETRAELQRLVDAGDTEELDARFAGRLQFGTAGLRAELGAGPLRMNRVVVTQAAAGLARFLIDSGRDRSVVIGYDGRVNSDVFARDSAEVMRGLGLDVTLLPSALPTPLVAFAVRHLGVGAGVMVTASHNPPRDNGYKVYLGGDDEGSQIVPPVDGEIAAAIDDVAAGDIRSLERATDYTVADASLVQAYVDATAATVPAPALPADAQPSVVYTAMHGVGWETARAVFAQAGFREPAVVPEQIEPDGAFPTVSFPNPEEPGAMDLAIARGVAVGADLVIANDPDADRLALAIPDGSGSYRRLAGNEVGWLLGWRAAARAADAGVTGVLAASIVSSPALARVAEQYGLGHRDTLTGFKWVSRVPDLLFGYEEALGYLVDPQVIRDKDGISAALELLSLATELAAEGKTIADQLDAFAERFGAFASGQVATRVDDLSRIGEIMASLRTATPTELGGVAIASVTDFLDGVEGFPPSDILRFDLEGGARVIVRPSGTEPKVKVYIDTVAATPAEASALADRLAAAVRPLVS, from the coding sequence GTGAGCGTCGTCGACACCGCCCTGGCCTGGATCGAGCAGGACCCCGACGACGAGACCCGCGCCGAGCTGCAGCGGCTCGTCGACGCGGGGGACACCGAGGAACTCGACGCCCGGTTCGCCGGCCGGCTGCAGTTCGGCACCGCCGGGCTCCGTGCCGAACTCGGCGCCGGCCCCCTGCGGATGAACCGGGTCGTCGTGACGCAGGCCGCCGCGGGGCTGGCCCGCTTCCTCATCGACTCCGGGCGTGACCGCAGCGTCGTCATCGGGTACGACGGACGGGTCAACTCGGACGTCTTCGCTCGCGACTCCGCCGAGGTCATGCGGGGCCTCGGCCTCGACGTCACGCTGCTGCCCTCGGCGCTGCCGACACCGCTCGTCGCGTTCGCCGTCCGGCACCTCGGCGTCGGCGCGGGCGTCATGGTGACCGCCAGCCACAACCCGCCGCGGGACAACGGGTACAAGGTCTACCTCGGCGGCGACGACGAGGGCTCGCAGATCGTGCCGCCGGTCGACGGCGAGATCGCTGCGGCCATCGACGACGTCGCAGCGGGCGACATCCGCTCGCTCGAACGGGCGACGGACTACACCGTCGCCGACGCGTCGCTCGTCCAGGCGTACGTGGACGCGACGGCCGCGACGGTGCCGGCCCCGGCCCTCCCGGCCGACGCGCAGCCGTCCGTCGTCTACACGGCCATGCACGGCGTCGGGTGGGAGACCGCCCGCGCGGTCTTCGCGCAGGCCGGGTTCCGTGAGCCGGCCGTCGTGCCGGAGCAGATCGAGCCGGACGGCGCGTTCCCGACGGTCTCGTTCCCGAACCCGGAGGAGCCGGGCGCGATGGACCTGGCGATCGCCCGCGGTGTCGCGGTCGGCGCCGACCTGGTGATCGCCAACGACCCCGACGCCGACCGTCTGGCTCTCGCGATCCCGGACGGCTCCGGCTCGTACCGACGTCTCGCCGGCAACGAGGTCGGCTGGCTCCTCGGCTGGCGCGCCGCCGCTCGTGCAGCCGACGCCGGCGTGACCGGGGTGCTCGCCGCGTCGATCGTCAGCTCGCCGGCCCTCGCCCGGGTCGCCGAGCAGTACGGGCTCGGGCACCGGGACACGCTGACCGGGTTCAAGTGGGTGTCGCGCGTGCCGGACCTGCTGTTCGGGTACGAAGAGGCGCTCGGCTACCTGGTCGACCCGCAGGTGATCCGCGACAAGGACGGCATCTCCGCCGCACTCGAGCTGCTGTCGCTCGCGACCGAGCTGGCGGCCGAGGGCAAGACCATCGCGGACCAGCTCGACGCCTTCGCCGAGCGGTTCGGGGCGTTCGCGTCCGGGCAGGTCGCGACGCGGGTGGACGACCTGTCGCGCATCGGCGAGATCATGGCCTCGCTCCGGACCGCCACGCCGACGGAGCTCGGCGGTGTCGCGATCGCGTCCGTGACGGACTTCCTCGACGGGGTGGAGGGGTTCCCGCCGTCGGACATCCTGCGCTTCGACCTCGAGGGCGGTGCCCGGGTCATCGTCCGCCCGAGCGGCACCGAGCCGAAGGTGAAGGTCTACATCGACACCGTGGCGGCCACGCCCGCCGAGGCGTCGGCCCTGGCCGACCGCCTGGCCGCCGCCGTCCGCCCCTTGGTCTCGTAG
- a CDS encoding adenosine deaminase, producing MSDAATIHRLPDAGAVINDLPKVSLHDHLDGGLRPATIIELAATDGVELPTTDPTELAAWFADQSNSGSLVEYLKTFDVTTAVMQTEAGLTRVAKEFVEDLVADGVVYGEIRWAPEQHLQRGLTLDQTVEAVQAGIEAAVDAAGGSIRIGQLVTAMRHADRSLEIAQLAVRHRDHGVVGFDIAGAEAGFPASNHKAAFDYLASELFPVTVHAGEADGLASIRSALVDGRALRLGHGVRVFEDVALTDGGDGSMLATLGEVASWVRDREIPLEVSPSSNLQTGAIAAWGDDLADHPFDVLYQLGFRVTVNTDNRLMSNTTLSKELALLAGTFGYDLDDLAAFQINAALGTFLPLEDREEIIAAITAGYAEA from the coding sequence ATGAGCGACGCCGCCACCATCCACCGCCTGCCCGACGCCGGAGCGGTCATCAACGACCTGCCCAAGGTCTCGCTGCACGACCACCTGGACGGCGGCCTCCGTCCCGCGACGATCATCGAGCTCGCCGCGACCGACGGCGTCGAGCTGCCGACCACCGACCCGACCGAGCTGGCCGCGTGGTTCGCCGACCAGTCGAACTCCGGCTCCCTGGTGGAGTACCTCAAGACGTTCGACGTCACCACCGCCGTGATGCAGACCGAAGCCGGGCTGACCCGCGTCGCGAAGGAGTTCGTCGAGGACCTCGTCGCGGACGGTGTCGTCTACGGCGAGATCCGCTGGGCCCCGGAGCAGCACCTGCAGCGCGGGCTGACGCTCGACCAGACGGTGGAAGCCGTCCAGGCCGGCATCGAAGCCGCGGTCGACGCCGCCGGTGGGTCGATCCGCATCGGCCAGCTCGTCACCGCGATGCGCCACGCCGACCGCTCGCTGGAGATCGCCCAGCTCGCGGTGCGCCACCGCGACCACGGCGTCGTCGGCTTCGACATCGCCGGCGCCGAAGCCGGGTTCCCCGCGTCGAACCACAAGGCGGCGTTCGACTACCTGGCCTCCGAGCTGTTCCCCGTCACCGTGCACGCCGGCGAAGCGGACGGCCTGGCTTCGATCCGGTCGGCGCTCGTCGACGGCCGCGCGCTGCGCCTCGGCCACGGCGTCCGGGTGTTCGAGGACGTCGCCCTGACCGACGGCGGCGACGGCTCGATGCTCGCCACCCTGGGCGAGGTGGCCTCCTGGGTCCGCGACCGCGAGATCCCGCTCGAGGTCTCGCCGTCCTCGAACCTGCAGACCGGCGCCATCGCCGCGTGGGGCGACGACCTGGCCGACCACCCGTTCGACGTCCTGTACCAGCTCGGCTTCCGGGTGACCGTGAACACCGACAACCGCCTGATGAGCAACACGACGCTGTCGAAGGAGCTCGCGCTCCTGGCCGGCACCTTCGGCTACGACCTCGACGACCTCGCCGCGTTCCAGATCAACGCCGCCCTCGGTACCTTCCTGCCGCTGGAGGACCGCGAGGAGATCATCGCCGCGATCACCGCCGGGTACGCGGAGGCCTGA
- a CDS encoding PTS sugar transporter subunit IIA: protein MGLPPLPDPAVVLGASASSWRDALRSAGDALVASGSTTDAYTDAMIAMVEEHGAYIVISPGLAFAHARPGSSVLRDGLAVVTLAEPVVFGHPHNDPVSVVLGLAVAEVGTHLESIGAIANLFNDPTVTRRLAEATSADQIRSIMGVSTA from the coding sequence ATGGGCCTGCCGCCGCTGCCGGACCCGGCCGTCGTCCTCGGGGCGTCCGCGTCGTCGTGGCGCGACGCGCTCCGGAGCGCCGGCGACGCCCTCGTGGCCTCCGGTTCGACCACCGACGCCTACACCGACGCCATGATCGCGATGGTCGAGGAGCACGGCGCGTACATCGTGATCTCGCCCGGGTTGGCGTTCGCGCACGCCCGGCCGGGGTCGAGCGTGCTCCGTGACGGGCTGGCGGTCGTCACCCTGGCCGAACCGGTCGTCTTCGGGCACCCGCACAACGACCCCGTCTCGGTCGTCCTCGGCCTGGCCGTGGCCGAGGTCGGCACGCACCTCGAGTCGATCGGTGCGATCGCGAACCTGTTCAACGACCCGACCGTCACCAGGCGACTGGCGGAGGCCACCAGCGCGGACCAGATCCGGAGCATCATGGGAGTGAGCACCGCGTGA